The following coding sequences are from one Procambarus clarkii isolate CNS0578487 chromosome 86, FALCON_Pclarkii_2.0, whole genome shotgun sequence window:
- the Fs(2)Ket gene encoding importin subunit beta-1 isoform X3 has product MEQVIQILEKTTSPDKNELETALKYLEQAAQANLPEYVKVLSDVLHHGGNSTVARMAAGIQLKNTLASNDAKVKIQYQQRWLAFLPDVRDYVKSNVVGALGTEQNRPSSAAQCVAYIALTEIPVGQWPDLIDRLVANVTAPGATDMTKESTLEAIGYICQDIEPEAIAAQSNNILTAIVHGMKRDEPNDHVRLAATTALLNSLEFTRQNFERDAERHFIMQVVCEATQSTNTQIKVAALQCLVKIMSLYYQYMEHYMGPALFAITLEAMKSDIDEVALQGIEFWSNVCDEEVDLAIEASEAAELGRPPERTSRFYAKGALQYLVPVLMMTLSKQEEADDDDEWNPCKAAGVCVMLLATCTEDDIVPHVLPFVKENIKHSNWRLRDAAIMAFGSILEGPDPTNLKPMVEQAMPTLIEALSDTSVVVRDTTAWTLGRVCELIPDAACNDTYLKLLLEALVHSLKGEPRVASNVCWALSSLAEAAYEQADTGEVDGEPPTYCLSAFFDPLVDVLLQTTDRADGNQCNLRNAAYEALMELMKNSPHDCYPTVQKTTMIILERLQQVLHMESQVQSHSDRVQVNDIQSLLCATLQSVLRKVTPEDAPKISDPIMAALLQMFQTSQGKSGGVQEDALLAVSTLIEVLGHNFLKYMDAFKPFLALGLRNVDDFPVCSAAVGVTGDICRALGDKVEPFCDELMSMLVENLGNNNVHRNVKPTILSVFGDMALALGPKFTKYLDVVLQMLHQASQAQVDRSDFDMLDYLNELRETCLEAYTGIVQGLKGDGPAPKQEVQLLRTHVPHMITFITSVAADDEKSDPVVASSVGLIGDLCSVFGADMLQLVETDPITSLLSQGRRSKTSKTKTLAMWATKEIRRLKNNSS; this is encoded by the exons ATGGAACAGGTCATACAAATCCTCGAGAAGACCACATCTCCTG ATAAAAATGAGCTGGAAACTGCCCTAAAATACCTGGAACAGGCTGCTCAGGCGAATTTG CCAGAATATGTGAAAGTACTCAGCGATGTCCTCCACCATGGGGGCAATTCTACTGTGGCTCGTATGGCTGCTGGTATTCAGCTGAAGAATACTTTAGCCTCTAATGATGCCAAAGTTAAAATACAGTACCAACAGCGCTGGTTGGCGTTTTTGCCAGATGTCAGGGACTATGTTAAGAGTAAT GTTGTTGGGGCACTGGGCACAGAACAGAATCGGCCAAGTTCTGCAGCTCAGTGTGTGGCCTACATTGCCCTTACAGAAATTCCTGTGGGGCAATGGCCAGACCTTATTGATAGGTTAGTGGCCAATGTGACCGCACCCGGGGCAACAGATATGACCAAAGAAtctacattagaagctattggatATATATGTCAG GATATTGAACCCGAAGCAATAGCAGCCCAGAGTAACAACATACTTACTGCTATTGTCCATGGAATGAAACGAGACGAACCAAATGATCACGTTAGACTAGCAGCCACAACAGCCCTTCTCAATTCTCTGGAATTTACTAGACAAAACTTTGAAAGAGATGCGGAACGGCATTTCATCATGCAG GTGGTGTGTGAAGCTACACAATCAACTAACACCCAAATTAAAGTGGCGGCATTACAATGTCTGGTGAAGATCATGTCGCTATACTACCAGTATATGGAACACTACATGGGTCCTGCTTTATTTGCA ATTACACTAGAAGCAATGAAGAGTGATATTGATGAAGTGGCACTGCAGGGCATTGAGTTTTGGTCCAATGTTTGTGATGAAGAAGTGGACCTGGCTATTGAGGCTTCTGAGGCTGCTGAACTTGGCCGTCCACCAGAGAGGACCTCCAGGTTTTATGCTAAAGGTGCTCTACAG TACCTTGTACCAGTGTTGATGATGACATTAAGCAAGCAGGAAGAggcagatgatgatgatgagtggaACCCATGTAaagcagctggtgtgtgtgtgatgctgttGGCTACCTGCACGGAAGATGATATTGTTCCACACGTTCTTCCGTTTGTCAAGGAAAACATCAAGCACTCCAACTGGAGACTGCGGGATGCTGCTATTATGGCATTTG GTTCCATCTTGGAAGGTCCAGATCCTACTAATCTGAAACCTATGGTTGAGCAGGCAATGCCAACTTTGATAGAGGCCCTTAGTGATACCTCGGTAGTTGTGCGGGACACTACTGCCTGGACCTTGGGTCGTGTCTGCGAACTGATTCCTGATGCTGCATGCAATGATACATATCTCAAATTGTTGTTGGAAGCACTTGTGCACAGCCTCAAAGGAGAGCCTCGTGTTGCGTCGAATGTTTGTTGGGCACTCAGTTCCTTGGCAGAAGCTGCATATGAACAAGCTGACACGGGTGAAGTGGATGGCGAGCCTCCCACTTATTGTCTTTCTGCTTTCTTTGACCCCTTAGTAGATGTGCTGTTGCAGACAACTGATAGAGCAGATGGTAATCAGTGCAATCTCCGCAATGCAGCATATGAGGCTCTTATGGAACTTATGAAAAACTCGCCACACGATTGCTATCCCACTGTTCAAAAGACCACAATGATAATTTTGGAAAGGTTGCAGCAAGTTCTTCACATGGAGTCACAAGTTCAATCCCACAGTGATCGTGTTCAAGTTAATGATATCCAGTCCTTGTTGTGTGCCACGCTGCAGTCTGTACTTCGTAAAGTAACCCCTGAAGATGCTCCAAAGATCAGTGACCCTATTATGGCTGCTTTGCTACAGATGTTCCAAACATCACAGGGCAAGTCTGGAGGTGTTCAGGAGGATGCACTTCTTGCCGTTTCTACACTCATTGAAGTACTTGGGCACAATTTTTTGAAATATATGGATGCATTCAAACCTTTCTTGGCTTTGGGTTTGAGGAATGTTGATGACTTTCCAGTGTGCTCTGCAGCTGTTGGCGTCACAGGAGATATATGCCGTGCTCTTGGAGATAAAGTAGAGCCGTTCTGTGATGAACTAATGTCCATGCTGGTCGAAAATCTTGGCAACAATAACGTTCACCGAAATGTTAAACCCACAATCTTGTCGGTATTTGGAGATATGGCTCTGGCACTGGGACCTAAATTTACCAAATATTTAGATGTTGTTCTTCAAATGCTTCATCAGGCATCACAGGCCCAGGTTGACCGCTCTGACTTCGATATGCTAGACTACCTTAATGAACTGCGTGAAACCTGCTTAGAAGCTTACACTGGCATTGTCCAGGGATTGAAAGGAGACGGTCCAGCACCCAAGCAAGAAGTGCAACTACTACGTACACATGTGCCCCACATGATAACATTCATAACATCGGTTGCAGCAGATGATGAGAAGTCGGATCCTGTTGTTGCAAGTTCTGTTGGACTGATAGG AGACCTTTGTTCCGTGTTTGGGGCCGACATGCTACAGTTGGTCGAGACGGATCCCATCACCAGTCTTCTTTCACAAGGCCGACGTTCTAAAACTTCAAAGACAAAGACATTGGCCATGTGGGCAACGAAAGAGATTCGACGCCTTAAAAACAACAGCAGTTG A
- the Fs(2)Ket gene encoding importin subunit beta-1 isoform X2: MEQVIQILEKTTSPDKNELETALKYLEQAAQANLPEYVKVLSDVLHHGGNSTVARMAAGIQLKNTLASNDAKVKIQYQQRWLAFLPDVRDYVKSNVVGALGTEQNRPSSAAQCVAYIALTEIPVGQWPDLIDRLVANVTAPGATDMTKESTLEAIGYICQDIEPEAIAAQSNNILTAIVHGMKRDEPNDHVRLAATTALLNSLEFTRQNFERDAERHFIMQVVCEATQSTNTQIKVAALQCLVKIMSLYYQYMEHYMGPALFAITLEAMKSDIDEVALQGIEFWSNVCDEEVDLAIEASEAAELGRPPERTSRFYAKGALQYLVPVLMMTLSKQEEADDDDEWNPCKAAGVCVMLLATCTEDDIVPHVLPFVKENIKHSNWRLRDAAIMAFGSILEGPDPTNLKPMVEQAMPTLIEALSDTSVVVRDTTAWTLGRVCELIPDAACNDTYLKLLLEALVHSLKGEPRVASNVCWALSSLAEAAYEQADTGEVDGEPPTYCLSAFFDPLVDVLLQTTDRADGNQCNLRNAAYEALMELMKNSPHDCYPTVQKTTMIILERLQQVLHMESQVQSHSDRVQVNDIQSLLCATLQSVLRKVTPEDAPKISDPIMAALLQMFQTSQGKSGGVQEDALLAVSTLIEVLGHNFLKYMDAFKPFLALGLRNVDDFPVCSAAVGVTGDICRALGDKVEPFCDELMSMLVENLGNNNVHRNVKPTILSVFGDMALALGPKFTKYLDVVLQMLHQASQAQVDRSDFDMLDYLNELRETCLEAYTGIVQGLKGDGPAPKQEVQLLRTHVPHMITFITSVAADDEKSDPVVASSVGLIGDLCSVFGADMLQLVETDPITSLLSQGRRSKTSKTKTLAMWATKEIRRLKNNSSCP, from the exons ATGGAACAGGTCATACAAATCCTCGAGAAGACCACATCTCCTG ATAAAAATGAGCTGGAAACTGCCCTAAAATACCTGGAACAGGCTGCTCAGGCGAATTTG CCAGAATATGTGAAAGTACTCAGCGATGTCCTCCACCATGGGGGCAATTCTACTGTGGCTCGTATGGCTGCTGGTATTCAGCTGAAGAATACTTTAGCCTCTAATGATGCCAAAGTTAAAATACAGTACCAACAGCGCTGGTTGGCGTTTTTGCCAGATGTCAGGGACTATGTTAAGAGTAAT GTTGTTGGGGCACTGGGCACAGAACAGAATCGGCCAAGTTCTGCAGCTCAGTGTGTGGCCTACATTGCCCTTACAGAAATTCCTGTGGGGCAATGGCCAGACCTTATTGATAGGTTAGTGGCCAATGTGACCGCACCCGGGGCAACAGATATGACCAAAGAAtctacattagaagctattggatATATATGTCAG GATATTGAACCCGAAGCAATAGCAGCCCAGAGTAACAACATACTTACTGCTATTGTCCATGGAATGAAACGAGACGAACCAAATGATCACGTTAGACTAGCAGCCACAACAGCCCTTCTCAATTCTCTGGAATTTACTAGACAAAACTTTGAAAGAGATGCGGAACGGCATTTCATCATGCAG GTGGTGTGTGAAGCTACACAATCAACTAACACCCAAATTAAAGTGGCGGCATTACAATGTCTGGTGAAGATCATGTCGCTATACTACCAGTATATGGAACACTACATGGGTCCTGCTTTATTTGCA ATTACACTAGAAGCAATGAAGAGTGATATTGATGAAGTGGCACTGCAGGGCATTGAGTTTTGGTCCAATGTTTGTGATGAAGAAGTGGACCTGGCTATTGAGGCTTCTGAGGCTGCTGAACTTGGCCGTCCACCAGAGAGGACCTCCAGGTTTTATGCTAAAGGTGCTCTACAG TACCTTGTACCAGTGTTGATGATGACATTAAGCAAGCAGGAAGAggcagatgatgatgatgagtggaACCCATGTAaagcagctggtgtgtgtgtgatgctgttGGCTACCTGCACGGAAGATGATATTGTTCCACACGTTCTTCCGTTTGTCAAGGAAAACATCAAGCACTCCAACTGGAGACTGCGGGATGCTGCTATTATGGCATTTG GTTCCATCTTGGAAGGTCCAGATCCTACTAATCTGAAACCTATGGTTGAGCAGGCAATGCCAACTTTGATAGAGGCCCTTAGTGATACCTCGGTAGTTGTGCGGGACACTACTGCCTGGACCTTGGGTCGTGTCTGCGAACTGATTCCTGATGCTGCATGCAATGATACATATCTCAAATTGTTGTTGGAAGCACTTGTGCACAGCCTCAAAGGAGAGCCTCGTGTTGCGTCGAATGTTTGTTGGGCACTCAGTTCCTTGGCAGAAGCTGCATATGAACAAGCTGACACGGGTGAAGTGGATGGCGAGCCTCCCACTTATTGTCTTTCTGCTTTCTTTGACCCCTTAGTAGATGTGCTGTTGCAGACAACTGATAGAGCAGATGGTAATCAGTGCAATCTCCGCAATGCAGCATATGAGGCTCTTATGGAACTTATGAAAAACTCGCCACACGATTGCTATCCCACTGTTCAAAAGACCACAATGATAATTTTGGAAAGGTTGCAGCAAGTTCTTCACATGGAGTCACAAGTTCAATCCCACAGTGATCGTGTTCAAGTTAATGATATCCAGTCCTTGTTGTGTGCCACGCTGCAGTCTGTACTTCGTAAAGTAACCCCTGAAGATGCTCCAAAGATCAGTGACCCTATTATGGCTGCTTTGCTACAGATGTTCCAAACATCACAGGGCAAGTCTGGAGGTGTTCAGGAGGATGCACTTCTTGCCGTTTCTACACTCATTGAAGTACTTGGGCACAATTTTTTGAAATATATGGATGCATTCAAACCTTTCTTGGCTTTGGGTTTGAGGAATGTTGATGACTTTCCAGTGTGCTCTGCAGCTGTTGGCGTCACAGGAGATATATGCCGTGCTCTTGGAGATAAAGTAGAGCCGTTCTGTGATGAACTAATGTCCATGCTGGTCGAAAATCTTGGCAACAATAACGTTCACCGAAATGTTAAACCCACAATCTTGTCGGTATTTGGAGATATGGCTCTGGCACTGGGACCTAAATTTACCAAATATTTAGATGTTGTTCTTCAAATGCTTCATCAGGCATCACAGGCCCAGGTTGACCGCTCTGACTTCGATATGCTAGACTACCTTAATGAACTGCGTGAAACCTGCTTAGAAGCTTACACTGGCATTGTCCAGGGATTGAAAGGAGACGGTCCAGCACCCAAGCAAGAAGTGCAACTACTACGTACACATGTGCCCCACATGATAACATTCATAACATCGGTTGCAGCAGATGATGAGAAGTCGGATCCTGTTGTTGCAAGTTCTGTTGGACTGATAGG AGACCTTTGTTCCGTGTTTGGGGCCGACATGCTACAGTTGGTCGAGACGGATCCCATCACCAGTCTTCTTTCACAAGGCCGACGTTCTAAAACTTCAAAGACAAAGACATTGGCCATGTGGGCAACGAAAGAGATTCGACGCCTTAAAAACAACAGCAGTTG CCCCTAA
- the Fs(2)Ket gene encoding importin subunit beta-1 isoform X1 has translation MEQVIQILEKTTSPDKNELETALKYLEQAAQANLPEYVKVLSDVLHHGGNSTVARMAAGIQLKNTLASNDAKVKIQYQQRWLAFLPDVRDYVKSNVVGALGTEQNRPSSAAQCVAYIALTEIPVGQWPDLIDRLVANVTAPGATDMTKESTLEAIGYICQDIEPEAIAAQSNNILTAIVHGMKRDEPNDHVRLAATTALLNSLEFTRQNFERDAERHFIMQVVCEATQSTNTQIKVAALQCLVKIMSLYYQYMEHYMGPALFAITLEAMKSDIDEVALQGIEFWSNVCDEEVDLAIEASEAAELGRPPERTSRFYAKGALQYLVPVLMMTLSKQEEADDDDEWNPCKAAGVCVMLLATCTEDDIVPHVLPFVKENIKHSNWRLRDAAIMAFGSILEGPDPTNLKPMVEQAMPTLIEALSDTSVVVRDTTAWTLGRVCELIPDAACNDTYLKLLLEALVHSLKGEPRVASNVCWALSSLAEAAYEQADTGEVDGEPPTYCLSAFFDPLVDVLLQTTDRADGNQCNLRNAAYEALMELMKNSPHDCYPTVQKTTMIILERLQQVLHMESQVQSHSDRVQVNDIQSLLCATLQSVLRKVTPEDAPKISDPIMAALLQMFQTSQGKSGGVQEDALLAVSTLIEVLGHNFLKYMDAFKPFLALGLRNVDDFPVCSAAVGVTGDICRALGDKVEPFCDELMSMLVENLGNNNVHRNVKPTILSVFGDMALALGPKFTKYLDVVLQMLHQASQAQVDRSDFDMLDYLNELRETCLEAYTGIVQGLKGDGPAPKQEVQLLRTHVPHMITFITSVAADDEKSDPVVASSVGLIGDLCSVFGADMLQLVETDPITSLLSQGRRSKTSKTKTLAMWATKEIRRLKNNSSCVSTCAFGSRESRVALCT, from the exons ATGGAACAGGTCATACAAATCCTCGAGAAGACCACATCTCCTG ATAAAAATGAGCTGGAAACTGCCCTAAAATACCTGGAACAGGCTGCTCAGGCGAATTTG CCAGAATATGTGAAAGTACTCAGCGATGTCCTCCACCATGGGGGCAATTCTACTGTGGCTCGTATGGCTGCTGGTATTCAGCTGAAGAATACTTTAGCCTCTAATGATGCCAAAGTTAAAATACAGTACCAACAGCGCTGGTTGGCGTTTTTGCCAGATGTCAGGGACTATGTTAAGAGTAAT GTTGTTGGGGCACTGGGCACAGAACAGAATCGGCCAAGTTCTGCAGCTCAGTGTGTGGCCTACATTGCCCTTACAGAAATTCCTGTGGGGCAATGGCCAGACCTTATTGATAGGTTAGTGGCCAATGTGACCGCACCCGGGGCAACAGATATGACCAAAGAAtctacattagaagctattggatATATATGTCAG GATATTGAACCCGAAGCAATAGCAGCCCAGAGTAACAACATACTTACTGCTATTGTCCATGGAATGAAACGAGACGAACCAAATGATCACGTTAGACTAGCAGCCACAACAGCCCTTCTCAATTCTCTGGAATTTACTAGACAAAACTTTGAAAGAGATGCGGAACGGCATTTCATCATGCAG GTGGTGTGTGAAGCTACACAATCAACTAACACCCAAATTAAAGTGGCGGCATTACAATGTCTGGTGAAGATCATGTCGCTATACTACCAGTATATGGAACACTACATGGGTCCTGCTTTATTTGCA ATTACACTAGAAGCAATGAAGAGTGATATTGATGAAGTGGCACTGCAGGGCATTGAGTTTTGGTCCAATGTTTGTGATGAAGAAGTGGACCTGGCTATTGAGGCTTCTGAGGCTGCTGAACTTGGCCGTCCACCAGAGAGGACCTCCAGGTTTTATGCTAAAGGTGCTCTACAG TACCTTGTACCAGTGTTGATGATGACATTAAGCAAGCAGGAAGAggcagatgatgatgatgagtggaACCCATGTAaagcagctggtgtgtgtgtgatgctgttGGCTACCTGCACGGAAGATGATATTGTTCCACACGTTCTTCCGTTTGTCAAGGAAAACATCAAGCACTCCAACTGGAGACTGCGGGATGCTGCTATTATGGCATTTG GTTCCATCTTGGAAGGTCCAGATCCTACTAATCTGAAACCTATGGTTGAGCAGGCAATGCCAACTTTGATAGAGGCCCTTAGTGATACCTCGGTAGTTGTGCGGGACACTACTGCCTGGACCTTGGGTCGTGTCTGCGAACTGATTCCTGATGCTGCATGCAATGATACATATCTCAAATTGTTGTTGGAAGCACTTGTGCACAGCCTCAAAGGAGAGCCTCGTGTTGCGTCGAATGTTTGTTGGGCACTCAGTTCCTTGGCAGAAGCTGCATATGAACAAGCTGACACGGGTGAAGTGGATGGCGAGCCTCCCACTTATTGTCTTTCTGCTTTCTTTGACCCCTTAGTAGATGTGCTGTTGCAGACAACTGATAGAGCAGATGGTAATCAGTGCAATCTCCGCAATGCAGCATATGAGGCTCTTATGGAACTTATGAAAAACTCGCCACACGATTGCTATCCCACTGTTCAAAAGACCACAATGATAATTTTGGAAAGGTTGCAGCAAGTTCTTCACATGGAGTCACAAGTTCAATCCCACAGTGATCGTGTTCAAGTTAATGATATCCAGTCCTTGTTGTGTGCCACGCTGCAGTCTGTACTTCGTAAAGTAACCCCTGAAGATGCTCCAAAGATCAGTGACCCTATTATGGCTGCTTTGCTACAGATGTTCCAAACATCACAGGGCAAGTCTGGAGGTGTTCAGGAGGATGCACTTCTTGCCGTTTCTACACTCATTGAAGTACTTGGGCACAATTTTTTGAAATATATGGATGCATTCAAACCTTTCTTGGCTTTGGGTTTGAGGAATGTTGATGACTTTCCAGTGTGCTCTGCAGCTGTTGGCGTCACAGGAGATATATGCCGTGCTCTTGGAGATAAAGTAGAGCCGTTCTGTGATGAACTAATGTCCATGCTGGTCGAAAATCTTGGCAACAATAACGTTCACCGAAATGTTAAACCCACAATCTTGTCGGTATTTGGAGATATGGCTCTGGCACTGGGACCTAAATTTACCAAATATTTAGATGTTGTTCTTCAAATGCTTCATCAGGCATCACAGGCCCAGGTTGACCGCTCTGACTTCGATATGCTAGACTACCTTAATGAACTGCGTGAAACCTGCTTAGAAGCTTACACTGGCATTGTCCAGGGATTGAAAGGAGACGGTCCAGCACCCAAGCAAGAAGTGCAACTACTACGTACACATGTGCCCCACATGATAACATTCATAACATCGGTTGCAGCAGATGATGAGAAGTCGGATCCTGTTGTTGCAAGTTCTGTTGGACTGATAGG AGACCTTTGTTCCGTGTTTGGGGCCGACATGCTACAGTTGGTCGAGACGGATCCCATCACCAGTCTTCTTTCACAAGGCCGACGTTCTAAAACTTCAAAGACAAAGACATTGGCCATGTGGGCAACGAAAGAGATTCGACGCCTTAAAAACAACAGCAGTTG TGTGTCAACGTGTGCCTTTGGCAGTCGGGAATCTCGTGTTGCTTTGTGTACCTGA